In a single window of the Micromonospora sp. WMMD1155 genome:
- a CDS encoding Ig-like domain-containing protein — MARFTRAGAVVGALTLAASLALTGCGDEQKKPEFVGGTSAADPGAAPGSSASPDPNAPSTPSGPTLTLSPADGTKNRPVSTEISAKLPDGGKVSAVTLTADGGGTVEGKLRTDGSAWVPSAPLKWGTRYTATLTASGSDGTSSQGTSTFTTMAKPKSTIGSGLYLFDDKSYGVAMPVVTEFHPGIPKKDRAAVQKRMFVRTNPPQPGAWHWVDNGTQAYYRAPEYWKPGTTITVRIAIAGIPLSNGKYGDVDRKATAKIGRSFEMKVDNATKKMTVYENGAVVRTIPVSLGKKSTPSSSGTMVVMEKKEATVFDTRDDPDPANRYVTDIQFAQRLTWGGEYIHAAPWSEHVQGRQNVSHGCVNVSMVNARWLFEKTRIGDPITIKGTERKIAAGNGWTAWSLSWSAFVKGSALPVPSGGAGPAL; from the coding sequence ATGGCACGGTTCACGCGAGCCGGAGCGGTGGTGGGCGCGCTGACTCTGGCGGCGTCGCTGGCACTGACCGGGTGCGGCGACGAGCAGAAGAAGCCGGAATTCGTCGGCGGCACGTCGGCGGCCGACCCGGGAGCCGCGCCGGGCTCGTCGGCGAGTCCGGACCCGAACGCGCCGAGCACACCGAGCGGGCCGACGCTCACCCTGAGCCCGGCCGACGGCACGAAGAACCGGCCGGTGAGCACGGAGATCAGTGCGAAGCTCCCGGACGGCGGGAAGGTGTCAGCGGTCACCCTGACGGCGGACGGCGGGGGCACCGTCGAGGGCAAGCTGCGTACCGACGGTTCCGCGTGGGTGCCGTCCGCCCCGCTGAAGTGGGGCACCCGCTACACCGCCACGCTGACGGCGAGCGGGTCCGACGGCACGAGCAGTCAGGGCACCAGCACCTTCACCACGATGGCCAAGCCCAAGTCGACGATCGGCTCCGGCCTGTACCTCTTCGACGACAAGAGCTACGGGGTGGCCATGCCGGTGGTCACCGAGTTCCACCCGGGCATCCCGAAGAAGGACCGGGCCGCGGTGCAGAAGCGGATGTTCGTCCGTACCAACCCGCCGCAGCCGGGCGCGTGGCACTGGGTCGACAACGGTACGCAGGCCTACTACCGGGCCCCGGAGTACTGGAAGCCGGGCACGACCATCACCGTGCGGATCGCCATCGCGGGGATACCGCTGAGCAACGGCAAGTACGGTGACGTGGACCGCAAGGCCACCGCGAAGATCGGCCGGTCGTTCGAGATGAAGGTCGACAACGCCACCAAGAAGATGACCGTGTACGAGAACGGCGCGGTCGTGCGCACCATCCCAGTGAGCCTGGGCAAGAAGAGCACCCCGTCGTCGAGCGGGACCATGGTCGTGATGGAGAAGAAGGAGGCCACGGTCTTCGACACGCGCGACGACCCGGACCCGGCCAACCGCTACGTCACCGACATCCAGTTCGCCCAGCGGCTCACCTGGGGCGGCGAGTACATCCACGCCGCGCCCTGGTCGGAGCACGTGCAGGGGCGGCAGAACGTGTCGCACGGCTGCGTGAACGTGTCGATGGTCAACGCCCGGTGGCTGTTCGAGAAGACCCGCATCGGTGACCCGATCACCATCAAGGGCACCGAGCGCAAGATCGCTGCCGGCAACGGCTGGACGGCGTGGAGCCTGAGCTGGTCCGCGTTCGTCAAGGGCAGCGCGCTACCCGTACCCAGTGGTGGGGCCGGCCCGGCGCTCTGA
- a CDS encoding Ig-like domain-containing protein — MRASQDRLIRRGGRGRMFAAGLLAVALAFTSACTDGDGGKPSSWHGGGEDAAPKAAATISEPAADAKDVPASTGITFTTKDAKETTVELKDAAGKAVEGTLAADGKSWLPSGALDYGTAYTATVTATGDDGRPATATSTFTTMAKPANQVRVTSFLGDNQVVGVGMPLIVKFSRSIPEDYRDDVQRRMTVTSTPAQEGIWHWVSPTEIRYRPKEFWKTDSKVSYRVQAGGLPMGDGWYGRADLNVDIKIGPAVVMTVDNKTKRMTVTRNGSVIKTIPVSLGKKSTPSSSGTMVVIEKLRKTVFDTFEELGPEEGYRTKIDFAQRLTWGGEFIHAAPWSEGQQGTTNVSHGCVNVSMANGDWLFKNTQIGDPITVKGTERKLQNGNGWTDWNMSWDEYVKGSALPYEPPADPDTTPTTPDGATPSATPTA; from the coding sequence ATGCGAGCTAGCCAGGATCGGCTGATCAGGCGAGGCGGGCGAGGCCGCATGTTCGCGGCAGGTCTCCTCGCCGTGGCGTTGGCCTTCACCTCGGCGTGCACCGACGGCGACGGCGGCAAGCCGTCCTCGTGGCACGGCGGTGGCGAGGACGCGGCGCCGAAGGCGGCGGCGACCATCAGCGAGCCGGCGGCCGACGCCAAGGACGTGCCGGCCTCCACCGGCATCACCTTCACCACGAAGGACGCCAAGGAGACGACCGTCGAGCTCAAGGACGCGGCGGGCAAGGCGGTGGAGGGCACCCTCGCCGCGGACGGCAAGTCCTGGCTGCCGTCCGGCGCGCTGGACTACGGCACCGCCTACACCGCGACCGTGACCGCCACCGGCGACGACGGCCGTCCGGCCACCGCCACCAGCACCTTCACCACGATGGCCAAGCCGGCCAACCAGGTACGGGTGACCAGCTTCCTCGGTGACAACCAGGTCGTCGGGGTCGGCATGCCGTTGATCGTGAAGTTCAGCCGGAGCATCCCGGAGGACTACCGCGACGACGTGCAGCGCCGGATGACGGTGACGTCGACGCCGGCGCAGGAGGGCATCTGGCACTGGGTCAGCCCCACCGAGATCCGGTACCGGCCGAAGGAGTTCTGGAAGACCGACAGCAAGGTCTCCTACCGGGTGCAGGCCGGCGGTCTGCCGATGGGTGACGGTTGGTACGGCCGCGCCGACCTGAACGTGGACATCAAGATCGGCCCTGCGGTGGTCATGACGGTGGACAACAAGACCAAGCGGATGACCGTCACCCGCAACGGCTCTGTGATCAAGACCATTCCGGTCAGCCTCGGCAAGAAGAGCACCCCGTCGTCGAGCGGCACCATGGTCGTGATCGAGAAGCTGCGCAAGACGGTCTTCGACACGTTCGAGGAGCTGGGCCCGGAGGAGGGCTACCGCACCAAGATCGACTTTGCGCAGCGTCTCACCTGGGGCGGGGAGTTCATCCACGCCGCGCCCTGGTCGGAGGGGCAGCAGGGCACCACGAACGTCTCGCACGGCTGCGTGAACGTGTCGATGGCCAACGGCGACTGGCTGTTCAAGAACACCCAGATCGGTGACCCGATCACGGTCAAGGGCACCGAGCGCAAGCTGCAGAACGGCAACGGCTGGACCGACTGGAACATGAGCTGGGACGAGTACGTCAAGGGCAGCGCCCTGCCGTACGAGCCTCCCGCCGACCCGGACACCACCCCGACGACGCCGGACGGCGCGACCCCGTCGGCGACGCCCACCGCCTGA
- the orn gene encoding oligoribonuclease has protein sequence MAELLVWIDCEMTGLDLGRDKLIEVAALVTDPELNVLGDGVDVVIHADEAALEAMPEIVQTMHAKSGLTDEVRRSAVTLAEAEDRVMEYVTSFVKDPRTAPLCGNSIATDRGFIARDMPRLDAHLHYRMIDVSSIKELCRRWYPRVYFGQPQKGLAHRALADIRESIRELEYYRRTLFVPLPGPDVETAKAIAAEL, from the coding sequence GTGGCTGAACTCCTCGTCTGGATCGACTGTGAGATGACCGGGTTGGACCTCGGCAGGGACAAACTGATCGAGGTCGCGGCACTGGTCACCGATCCGGAACTCAACGTGCTGGGTGACGGTGTCGATGTGGTGATCCACGCCGACGAGGCGGCGTTGGAGGCGATGCCGGAGATCGTCCAGACGATGCACGCCAAGTCCGGCCTGACCGACGAGGTCCGTCGTTCGGCGGTCACCCTCGCGGAGGCCGAGGACCGGGTGATGGAGTACGTGACCAGCTTCGTCAAGGATCCGCGTACGGCCCCGCTGTGCGGCAACTCGATCGCCACCGATCGGGGCTTCATCGCCCGGGACATGCCTCGCCTCGACGCGCACCTGCACTACCGGATGATCGACGTGTCGTCGATCAAGGAACTCTGCCGCCGCTGGTATCCGCGGGTGTACTTCGGCCAGCCGCAGAAGGGGCTCGCCCACCGGGCGCTGGCCGACATCCGGGAGAGCATCAGGGAGTTGGAGTACTACCGGCGGACGCTCTTCGTCCCGCTGCCCGGCCCCGACGTGGAGACCGCCAAGGCGATCGCCGCCGAACTCTGA
- a CDS encoding glycosyltransferase 87 family protein — MPAEPVAPPAVTDDDPGGRTVRRLVAVVALLAVLPALYLPGLVHNFFDLKIYMSAMDWWRVGHPLYDYVQPDRVQGELYFTYPPFSALLLWPFGLLRLGATVAIFTVLTVLAVVLTTRWLVLPVIARHGLPRTFTLVAAVLLVLAVESIRETITFGQINMLLVVLILADLLFAVPQARRWAGVGVGLATALKLFPGIFIVYLLATRRWRAAAVASATAAAATLLAAAIAPSDSWRFWTQELWDTERVGRTDIVGNQSLFGLLSRFTAPEKPDRLLWLLLVTAVAVYGLWRATRAARAGDALTGLTLAGLVGALASPISWTHHIYWFVPAVVLLVDAALSADRPEQAGRRWWSAALALVTTVVIVYGVVTFQKWGAGVIRTHDPVDFVAQNTYVLLSVLLLAALPIRSGHATENRTKWTDLSTSRDQR; from the coding sequence GTGCCAGCAGAACCCGTCGCACCGCCCGCCGTCACGGACGACGATCCCGGCGGCCGTACGGTCCGTCGCCTGGTCGCGGTGGTGGCTCTTCTCGCCGTGCTGCCGGCGCTCTACCTGCCCGGCCTGGTGCACAACTTCTTCGATCTCAAGATCTATATGTCGGCCATGGACTGGTGGCGCGTCGGTCATCCCCTCTACGACTACGTCCAGCCGGACCGTGTGCAGGGCGAGCTGTACTTCACCTATCCGCCGTTCAGCGCGCTGCTGCTGTGGCCGTTCGGTCTGCTGAGGCTGGGCGCCACCGTGGCGATCTTCACGGTGCTCACCGTGCTGGCCGTGGTGCTCACCACCCGCTGGCTGGTGCTGCCGGTGATCGCCCGGCACGGCCTGCCGCGGACGTTCACACTGGTCGCCGCCGTGCTCCTGGTGCTGGCTGTGGAGAGCATCCGCGAGACGATCACCTTCGGCCAGATCAACATGCTGCTGGTCGTGCTGATCCTGGCCGACCTGCTGTTCGCCGTGCCGCAGGCGCGACGTTGGGCCGGGGTGGGTGTGGGGCTGGCGACGGCGCTCAAGCTCTTTCCCGGCATCTTCATCGTGTACCTGCTGGCCACCCGGCGGTGGCGGGCCGCAGCGGTGGCCAGTGCGACCGCTGCGGCGGCGACCCTGCTCGCGGCCGCGATCGCCCCCAGCGACTCGTGGCGGTTCTGGACGCAGGAGCTGTGGGACACCGAGCGGGTCGGACGCACCGACATCGTCGGCAACCAGTCGCTGTTCGGGCTGCTCAGCAGGTTCACCGCACCGGAGAAGCCGGACCGGCTGCTCTGGCTGCTGCTGGTCACGGCGGTCGCGGTCTACGGGCTGTGGCGGGCCACCCGCGCCGCCCGGGCCGGTGACGCGTTGACGGGTCTGACACTGGCCGGCCTGGTGGGGGCTCTGGCGAGCCCGATCAGCTGGACCCACCACATCTACTGGTTCGTGCCGGCTGTGGTGCTGCTCGTCGACGCGGCGCTGAGCGCCGATCGGCCGGAGCAGGCGGGTCGGCGCTGGTGGTCGGCCGCACTCGCGCTGGTCACCACAGTCGTGATCGTCTACGGGGTGGTGACGTTCCAGAAGTGGGGCGCGGGCGTGATCCGTACTCATGACCCGGTGGACTTCGTCGCGCAGAACACGTACGTGCTGCTCAGCGTGCTGCTGTTGGCGGCCCTGCCGATCCGTTCGGGACACGCGACGGAAAATCGCACCAAATGGACAGACCTCTCGACTAGCCGCGATCAACGCTAA
- a CDS encoding YcnI family protein yields the protein MTRFRRTATAAAALAITAAATAVLGFAGPASAHVTVNPKEATQGGYARVAFRVPNESDTASTNKLEVVLPENAPVGSVSTMPVPGWTVATEKRKVDPPIEVHGSQLTEAVSKITWTATGDAAVKPGQFQEFPVSMGPLPKVDTMVFKVLQTYSDGNISRWIDDPAPGGEEPEHPAPVLTLAAAAPEGAATTPTAAVAAPDDADDDEGNGLAVGLGVAGLVAGLAGLVLGGLAFTRTRREPVVKA from the coding sequence ATGACCCGATTCCGGCGTACCGCAACCGCCGCTGCCGCCCTGGCGATCACCGCCGCCGCCACCGCTGTGCTCGGCTTCGCCGGACCGGCGTCCGCCCACGTCACGGTGAACCCGAAGGAGGCGACCCAGGGCGGCTACGCGCGGGTGGCGTTCCGGGTGCCCAACGAGAGCGACACCGCCTCGACCAACAAGCTGGAGGTGGTGTTGCCGGAGAACGCCCCGGTCGGCTCGGTGTCGACGATGCCGGTGCCCGGCTGGACGGTGGCCACCGAGAAGCGCAAGGTGGACCCGCCGATTGAGGTGCACGGCAGCCAGCTCACCGAGGCGGTCTCCAAGATCACCTGGACGGCCACCGGCGACGCGGCCGTGAAGCCGGGTCAGTTCCAGGAGTTCCCCGTCTCGATGGGGCCGCTGCCGAAGGTCGACACGATGGTCTTCAAGGTCCTGCAGACCTACTCGGACGGCAACATCTCGCGGTGGATCGACGACCCGGCGCCGGGCGGCGAGGAGCCGGAGCACCCCGCGCCGGTGCTCACCCTGGCCGCCGCCGCGCCGGAGGGCGCGGCCACCACGCCGACCGCCGCCGTCGCGGCTCCCGACGACGCCGATGACGACGAGGGTAACGGCCTGGCTGTCGGCCTCGGTGTCGCCGGTCTCGTCGCCGGTCTGGCCGGCCTGGTGCTGGGCGGCCTGGCCTTCACGCGGACCCGTCGGGAGCCGGTCGTCAAGGCCTGA
- a CDS encoding copper resistance protein CopC: MAGMTVAPRRWLARLAVAAGLLVTLGALLIAPATSASAHAVLQSSSPAASSVVPSGPSEVVLTFSESVRKVPGKIRVIAPDGSRADRGEPAFDNTVVTIPVSPDAGRGTYLVSFRVISADSHPVSGAFTYSVGAPSTPPADSGGDDSRADPVVSTAVKVARFLGYAGLVLLVGPVLVLAALWPKRLSRRGPTRLAWTGLGLVTVATLADLWLQVPYTGGGGLFEVSGEGFATVFGSPFGAAHLVRLGLLAASVFLLRPLLARPAGRTDAIILAVLGVAALLTWPLAGHPAASPAPAVSVVVDAVHLGSMAVWLGGLLMLAVFLLRQADERELTAILPIWSRWAALAVSALLLGGTVQALIEVATPQALVGTTYGRLLLAKIALFAVVIGVAAYSRQLVRSRVAAQRPVPVRRAVWVELAVTAVVLGLSATLVQTPPARTAAAESSDVSAGLFSTTLTSTLFSMQVELSPAERGNNSIHLYAYSKDNLPLPVKEWRATVALPSAGIEPIEVPLLPLTDNHAYGDISLPAAGEWQLKITARTTDIDQATVTATVPIR; this comes from the coding sequence ATGGCTGGCATGACTGTCGCCCCCCGCCGCTGGCTCGCCCGGCTGGCTGTCGCCGCCGGCCTGCTGGTCACCCTCGGCGCACTGCTGATCGCGCCGGCCACCTCCGCGAGCGCCCACGCGGTGCTGCAGAGCAGCAGCCCGGCTGCCTCCTCGGTCGTGCCGAGCGGGCCGTCCGAGGTGGTCCTCACGTTCAGCGAGTCGGTCCGCAAGGTGCCCGGCAAGATCAGGGTCATCGCTCCGGACGGCTCCCGGGCCGACCGGGGTGAGCCGGCCTTCGACAACACCGTCGTGACGATCCCGGTGAGCCCGGACGCCGGACGTGGCACCTACCTGGTCAGCTTCCGGGTGATCTCCGCCGACAGTCACCCGGTGTCCGGCGCGTTCACGTACTCGGTGGGTGCGCCCTCGACGCCGCCGGCCGACTCCGGTGGGGACGACAGCCGCGCCGACCCGGTGGTGAGCACCGCCGTGAAGGTGGCCCGGTTCCTCGGCTACGCGGGCCTGGTGCTGCTGGTCGGGCCGGTGCTGGTGCTCGCCGCGCTGTGGCCGAAGCGGCTCTCCCGGCGGGGGCCGACCCGGCTGGCCTGGACCGGCCTCGGCCTGGTCACCGTCGCCACGCTCGCCGACCTGTGGTTGCAGGTGCCGTACACGGGCGGCGGTGGTCTCTTCGAGGTGTCCGGCGAGGGGTTCGCCACCGTCTTCGGTAGCCCCTTCGGTGCCGCCCACCTGGTCCGGCTGGGCCTGCTGGCGGCCTCCGTCTTCCTGCTCCGGCCGCTGCTGGCCCGCCCGGCCGGCCGCACCGACGCGATCATCCTGGCCGTGCTGGGCGTCGCCGCCCTGCTGACCTGGCCGCTGGCCGGGCACCCGGCGGCCTCCCCGGCACCGGCGGTCTCCGTGGTGGTCGACGCGGTCCACCTCGGCAGCATGGCGGTCTGGCTGGGTGGTCTGCTCATGCTCGCCGTCTTCCTGCTGCGCCAGGCCGACGAGCGGGAGTTGACCGCGATCCTGCCGATCTGGTCCCGCTGGGCGGCGCTCGCCGTCTCGGCCCTGCTGCTCGGCGGCACCGTGCAGGCGCTGATCGAGGTGGCCACCCCGCAGGCGCTGGTCGGCACCACCTACGGTCGACTGCTGCTGGCCAAGATCGCGCTGTTCGCGGTGGTGATCGGCGTGGCCGCGTACTCCCGGCAGTTGGTGCGCAGTCGGGTCGCGGCGCAGCGTCCCGTCCCGGTCCGCCGGGCGGTCTGGGTGGAGTTGGCCGTGACGGCGGTGGTGCTGGGCCTGTCCGCGACCCTCGTGCAGACGCCGCCCGCGCGGACCGCCGCCGCCGAGTCGTCCGATGTCTCGGCCGGCCTGTTCAGCACCACGCTGACCAGCACGCTCTTCAGCATGCAGGTCGAGCTGAGCCCGGCCGAGCGGGGCAACAACTCCATCCACCTGTACGCGTACAGCAAGGACAACCTGCCGCTGCCGGTCAAGGAGTGGCGGGCGACAGTGGCGTTGCCCTCGGCCGGGATCGAGCCGATCGAGGTTCCGCTGCTGCCGTTGACCGACAACCACGCCTACGGCGACATCAGCCTGCCGGCCGCCGGCGAGTGGCAACTGAAGATCACCGCCCGTACGACCGACATCGACCAGGCCACGGTGACCGCCACCGTGCCCATCCGTTAG
- a CDS encoding sigma-70 family RNA polymerase sigma factor, with protein MIPVPRDTGSAGPAEPADDVARDPATEWALSARHGDPTAQSAFVRLTQAEVWRFAAALVDPDSADDLTQETYLRAFRALPAFEGRSSARTWLLGIARRACADHLRTVIRRRRLDERLTANAYTDRPHPDPSGQLGATDLVRRLSAERRAAFVLTQLLGLSYAEAAAVEGVPVGTIRSRVARARDELVEAVGDALAG; from the coding sequence GTGATCCCCGTCCCGCGTGACACCGGTTCCGCCGGTCCGGCCGAACCGGCCGACGACGTCGCCCGGGACCCGGCCACCGAGTGGGCGCTGAGCGCGCGACACGGCGACCCGACCGCCCAGTCGGCGTTCGTCCGGCTGACCCAGGCCGAGGTCTGGCGTTTCGCCGCCGCCCTGGTCGACCCGGACAGCGCCGACGACCTGACCCAGGAGACGTACCTGCGGGCGTTCCGGGCGCTGCCCGCGTTCGAGGGCCGCTCCAGCGCCCGCACCTGGCTGCTCGGCATCGCGCGCCGGGCCTGCGCCGACCACCTGCGCACGGTGATCCGTCGCCGTCGGCTCGACGAGCGCCTGACCGCGAACGCGTACACCGACCGCCCGCACCCGGACCCGTCCGGGCAGCTCGGCGCCACCGACCTGGTCCGCCGGCTCAGCGCCGAGCGACGCGCCGCGTTCGTGCTCACCCAACTGCTCGGCCTGTCGTACGCCGAGGCGGCAGCCGTGGAGGGGGTGCCGGTGGGCACCATCCGGTCCCGGGTGGCCCGGGCCCGCGACGAGCTGGTCGAGGCCGTCGGCGACGCCCTGGCCGGCTGA
- a CDS encoding MauE/DoxX family redox-associated membrane protein: MSVTAPPGRWPALRPWLGTAARLGLAAVWLVAGASKVGDLAASGRAVNAYQVMPYDVATVIGAALPFVELALGVLLLVGLATRLVAGVSAALLVVFIAGIASAWARGLAIDCGCFGSGGQLAEGQAPSYLPEILRDLGFLVLAGFLLIWPRTPVSVDGWLAGEPVVEDEDE; this comes from the coding sequence ATGAGCGTGACTGCACCTCCCGGCCGTTGGCCGGCGCTCCGGCCCTGGCTCGGCACGGCGGCCCGGCTCGGCCTCGCCGCCGTCTGGCTCGTCGCCGGCGCGTCGAAGGTCGGTGACCTGGCCGCCTCCGGGCGGGCGGTCAACGCGTACCAGGTGATGCCCTACGACGTGGCGACCGTGATCGGCGCGGCCCTGCCCTTCGTCGAGCTGGCGCTCGGCGTGCTGCTGCTGGTGGGGCTGGCCACCCGGCTCGTCGCCGGGGTGTCCGCCGCGCTGCTGGTGGTCTTCATCGCGGGGATCGCCTCGGCCTGGGCACGCGGGCTGGCCATCGACTGCGGATGCTTCGGCAGCGGCGGGCAGTTGGCCGAGGGACAGGCCCCCAGTTATCTCCCGGAGATCCTCCGGGACCTGGGATTCTTGGTATTGGCCGGATTTCTGCTGATCTGGCCACGTACGCCGGTGTCGGTGGACGGGTGGTTGGCCGGCGAGCCCGTTGTGGAGGACGAGGATGAGTAG
- a CDS encoding thioredoxin domain-containing protein, which yields MSSRKGQRDAARVVREQLARERRRRRTIWVSAAAVVVLVVAGVAGWAIWSSQRSDSFNTPPGANADGTGIVTGGGPVTVDVYEDFLCPACNQFEQTSGETLTQLAADNKAKVVYHPVAYLNRFSTTEYSSRSSAASGCAAAGGKFREYASALFAKQPPEGSAGLDNDELIDIGVGVGLDRGSFAGCVKDGTYRTWTEHVTDEASRSNVTGTPTILVNGEPLADRSPQGLSAAVAAAGK from the coding sequence ATGAGTAGTCGCAAGGGGCAGCGGGACGCCGCCCGGGTGGTCCGCGAACAGCTCGCCCGCGAGCGGCGGCGTCGGCGCACGATCTGGGTCTCCGCCGCCGCGGTCGTCGTCCTGGTCGTCGCCGGCGTCGCCGGTTGGGCCATCTGGTCCAGCCAGCGGTCGGACAGCTTCAACACCCCGCCCGGCGCGAACGCCGACGGCACCGGCATCGTCACCGGCGGCGGGCCGGTCACCGTCGACGTCTACGAGGACTTCCTCTGCCCGGCCTGCAACCAGTTCGAGCAGACCAGCGGCGAGACGCTCACCCAGCTGGCGGCCGACAACAAGGCGAAGGTGGTGTACCACCCGGTGGCGTACCTCAACCGCTTCTCCACCACCGAGTACTCCAGCCGCTCCTCGGCCGCCTCCGGCTGCGCGGCGGCCGGCGGCAAGTTCCGGGAGTACGCGTCCGCGCTCTTCGCCAAGCAGCCGCCGGAGGGCAGCGCCGGTCTGGACAACGACGAGCTGATCGACATCGGTGTCGGGGTGGGCCTCGACCGGGGTTCGTTCGCCGGCTGCGTCAAGGACGGCACGTACCGGACCTGGACCGAGCACGTCACCGACGAGGCCAGCCGGAGCAACGTCACCGGCACACCGACGATCCTGGTCAACGGCGAGCCGCTCGCCGACCGCAGCCCGCAGGGCCTCAGCGCCGCCGTGGCGGCGGCCGGCAAGTGA
- a CDS encoding ABC transporter ATP-binding protein, translating to MIGVVQTAVSLDVRGVRYAYPDGHVALHGVDLTVPRGDRVALLGPNGAGKTTLVLHLNGILTPTEGSVSVGGLTVTPDRATLAEVRRRVGIVFQDPDDQLFLPTVAEDVAFGPANLGLRGAELTARVDEALAAVGMSEHRDRSPQHLSFGQRRRVAVATVLAMHPEILVLDEPSSNLDPAARRELAEILRDLPVTLLMVTHDLPYAAELCDRSVILDGGRIVADAPTLDLLTDPALLARHRLELPYGFSPRP from the coding sequence ATGATCGGTGTCGTGCAGACCGCTGTCTCGCTGGACGTTCGTGGTGTCCGGTACGCGTACCCGGACGGGCACGTCGCCCTGCACGGGGTGGACCTGACCGTGCCGCGCGGGGATCGGGTGGCGCTGCTCGGGCCCAACGGCGCCGGCAAGACCACGTTGGTGCTGCACCTCAACGGCATCCTCACCCCGACCGAGGGCAGCGTGAGCGTCGGCGGGCTGACCGTCACGCCGGATCGGGCCACCCTGGCCGAGGTACGTCGGCGGGTGGGCATCGTCTTCCAGGACCCGGACGACCAGTTGTTCCTGCCCACGGTGGCGGAGGACGTGGCGTTCGGGCCGGCGAACCTGGGCCTGCGCGGGGCGGAGTTGACCGCCCGGGTGGACGAGGCGCTCGCCGCGGTGGGGATGAGCGAGCACCGGGACCGCTCGCCGCAGCACCTCTCCTTCGGGCAGCGCCGCCGGGTGGCGGTGGCCACCGTGCTCGCCATGCACCCGGAGATCCTGGTGCTCGACGAACCGTCCTCGAACCTGGACCCGGCGGCCCGCCGTGAGCTGGCCGAGATCCTGCGCGACCTGCCGGTGACGCTGTTGATGGTCACGCACGACCTGCCGTACGCGGCGGAACTGTGCGACCGTTCGGTGATCCTCGACGGCGGTCGGATCGTCGCCGACGCCCCCACCCTGGATCTGCTGACCGACCCGGCCCTGCTGGCCCGCCACCGCCTCGAACTCCCCTACGGCTTCAGCCCGCGGCCGTAG
- the cbiQ gene encoding cobalt ECF transporter T component CbiQ, translated as MGAGHGHVLYRESDSPVHRLPPEVKIAAMVVFTIAVVATPREAFWAFGAYALLVAVVAALARVGPRWLLSRALIEVPFVLFAVALPFLGSGDRVEVLGLRLSEDGLHGAWNILAKGTLGVLASLLLAATTTTRNLIVGLDRLHCPQVLTQIATFMLRYLDVLVGEARRMRVARMSRGDDPRFLWQLRGFAAGIGALFLRAFERGERVYLAMLSRGYNGRMPAVWQGEGAASVGQWLLAATVPVLAASIAATAVVLS; from the coding sequence ATGGGTGCCGGTCACGGGCATGTGCTGTACCGCGAGTCCGACTCGCCGGTGCACCGGCTCCCGCCCGAGGTCAAGATCGCGGCGATGGTGGTCTTCACCATCGCCGTGGTGGCCACCCCGCGCGAGGCGTTCTGGGCCTTCGGCGCGTACGCCCTGCTGGTGGCCGTGGTGGCGGCGCTGGCCCGGGTCGGGCCGCGGTGGTTGCTCAGCCGGGCGCTGATCGAGGTGCCGTTCGTGCTGTTCGCCGTCGCGCTGCCGTTCCTCGGCAGCGGTGACCGGGTCGAGGTGCTGGGTCTGCGGCTGTCCGAGGACGGGCTGCACGGGGCGTGGAACATCCTGGCCAAGGGCACCCTGGGTGTGCTCGCCTCGCTGCTGCTCGCCGCGACCACCACCACCCGGAACCTGATCGTGGGACTGGACCGGCTGCACTGCCCTCAGGTGCTCACCCAGATCGCCACGTTCATGCTGCGCTACCTGGACGTGCTGGTCGGCGAGGCGCGACGGATGCGGGTGGCCCGGATGTCCCGGGGTGACGACCCGCGCTTCCTGTGGCAGTTGCGCGGCTTCGCCGCCGGGATCGGGGCGTTGTTCCTGCGCGCCTTCGAGCGCGGCGAGCGGGTCTACCTGGCGATGCTGTCCCGGGGCTACAACGGGCGGATGCCTGCCGTGTGGCAGGGCGAGGGCGCGGCGAGCGTCGGTCAGTGGTTGCTCGCGGCGACCGTGCCGGTGCTGGCGGCCTCCATCGCCGCCACCGCCGTCGTCCTGTCATGA
- a CDS encoding PDGLE domain-containing protein, whose translation MKNRSWAFLAGGLLVALLLAGVVSNYASSHPDGLDSSLLKGCTVDADDNIVGGNCPAQQAKDHELGDSPLADYGVRGIENSFVSTGLSGVLGVLVTFAVGAGGFWLLRRRDGTPTDGAATTSEGGTPTDGDGTTTADDDTRRRADAAS comes from the coding sequence ATGAAGAACCGTTCCTGGGCGTTCCTGGCCGGCGGCCTGCTGGTCGCCCTGCTGCTCGCCGGTGTGGTCAGCAACTACGCCTCGTCCCACCCGGACGGGTTGGACTCCTCACTGCTCAAGGGCTGCACCGTCGACGCCGACGACAACATCGTCGGCGGGAACTGCCCGGCCCAGCAGGCGAAGGACCACGAGCTCGGGGACAGCCCGCTCGCGGACTACGGCGTGCGCGGCATCGAGAACAGCTTCGTCTCCACCGGTCTGTCCGGGGTCCTCGGCGTGCTGGTCACCTTCGCGGTCGGCGCCGGCGGCTTCTGGCTGCTGCGCCGCCGGGACGGCACCCCGACCGACGGCGCCGCGACGACGTCCGAGGGCGGCACCCCGACCGACGGGGACGGCACGACGACCGCCGACGACGACACCCGACGCCGCGCCGACGCGGCCAGCTGA